CGGATTCCTGGCTGCCTCCTCCGTCCGTGGGTCTCTGTCGGTGCGTCCGCGCCTATGCCGGCTTCTGTCTTCGTCTCTCTCCCCGcgtctgtctctgtttctctttcgCTGCTTTTCTCTCTGAGTCTCTCTCTGCTCGTTTTTCCTGAGGtcagcctctctcctctctccgGCTGGCTCTCTTCGGGTGGTCCCAcctctgtgtctttctctttcccccaTCGCTCTGGAACTCAGGGCCTCTGTCTGGATCTGTCTCCCTTACCCTTTGCGCGAGTGCACACACGTGTGTCCCTGTGGCGATTGTTCTCCCCTAAGGCAGTTTGCCCAGAGAACTACGCGTCTGGGCCCAGCCCCACCTGTgggcagagaggggaaggggactTCCTCCGGGAATTTGGTCTGAATTTGCTCTGAGTGCCTCAGCTGTGCGGCCATCCAGATGTCTCCTGTGGGTGGCAGCTCACACCGCAGCTGTCCTTAGTCCTAGGCCGGCTCACCTCAGACACTGGGTGGGTAGAGCCCCCTCAAGGAACCTCCGCATCTCACTCTCCCTTTTATAAATACCCAGAAAATGTGTCTTCAACTCGACGGTGATAGGGTCCAAGATGGAAAATCATTTTCCTAGAGGATAGCTGGGGTCTTTCAGTTTACATTTTGAGCAACGGTGTAAATCTGAAGGACCTATGtaccattctttcttttaaaaatacaatttcaagATTCCTtataaaatatctgtattttgggtttagcgtggtggctcacacctgttatcccagcgctttgggaggatgaggtggaagggTGCCaatgcaacacagtgagaccctgcctctgcaaaaaataatcataaaaaaaattagccaggcatggtggtgaacacctgtaggCCCAGGGCCCGGCTGCTgtagaggctgagataggaggaccctagaactcaggagttcgatgctgcagtgagctatcaccatgccactgtactctagcctgggcaacagagcaggactctgatTCCAAAAAGAAAGCTAATAAACCAGACCTGTATTTTgacttttcattctcttcattctttcccaCCAGGCTTGGGCACTGTTTAAAGGAAAGTTCCGAGAAGGCATCGACAAGCCAGACCCTCCTACCTGGAAGACACGTTTACGATGTGCTCTGAACAAGAGCAATGACTTCGAGGAACTGGTTGAGCGGAGCCAGCTGGACATCTCAGACCCGTACAAAGTGTACAGGATTGTTCCTGAGGGAGCCAAGAAAGGTAGGGGCTTTCCTGAATTTGGGTCACCTAACAGAGGCAGCCAGACCCTTGAGGCACCTTAACTTCATTCTGAGCATCACTTTCTAGCTTTCTTTTGtattgcctgcctgcctgccttctgccTCACAGTGAAGCCCAGCCTCCTTGCCTGAGTTATGTGGGTCACAAGTTGAAATTCCTGTGGTGTTTAGCATAGGAGAATTAATCACACTGTATGCCTCAACGTatatgggggtgtgtgtgcactGAATGTGTGTTTTCCAGTtagtatttcaaaaagaaaagaaaaaagaaacctggatAACTTGTTAAAATTTACTTATCTAATAGTCTTTAGTGAGTAACTATTTTGCAGAAGAGGAGTAATGAGAGGAATATCTCATTACTATGCATGGTAATAAAACTGTCAACTTTTAAAGTGTAACATGGTCAGCTGAGGTGTTTATTAAAAGTCAGGCTCCTGGACCCCTCTTTTCAAGATTCTGACCAGTGTGTCTGGAAGAGAGCTCAGGAATCTGCATCTCGAACAAATCCTTCAGGTGACCTCACTTGGGAAACATCTGGCTGGCGGGGTTCTTTATGTCACAAGGCACATTCGCATGCTATCTGTCATGTATTTCTCTACCTGTCCTATACAACTCAgaccttgtaaaaaaaaatcagtttagtaGCATGAACAAATAACTTCCCAAGGGAGTTGCTGAAAAATACCTTATTTGTCAACACCGTGTTATGCATTCTAAGAATTAAATGCTCAGGTATTTTTACAAGATTTGACATTTAGTTAGGTCAGTTCCTGTTTTTACTTTGTGCCATTTCCCTTTTCCCCAAACATGTAGGAGCCAAGCAGCTCACCCTGGAGGACCCGCAGATGTCCATGAGCCACCCCTACACCATGACAACGCCTTACCCCTCACTCCCAGCCCAGGTATGGTGGGGGCACTGGGCTCCCCGAGGGCGAGGCTGTGTGGGCCAGCTGCCCACATGGCCAGAGAACCACAGCAGCCTAGACAAAAGGACTTGCCATTTGCTATGGCTGGTCCAACAGCCCAGAAAAACCCCAGGTCACTGAACGAACGTCTCACTCTCCACATGGTGCTGCCGTTGGTGtgggttttaagcaggggaggGTCGGGCGTGTCCGCCTGTTGGAATATGCGTCTCAGGTCTTCTGGGGAACAGATGCTTTGTGGAAGTGGAAGATTTTGGAAGTAGTGCCTTATCATGTGAAACCACAGGGCAGCTGATCTCTTCAGGCTTTCTTGATGTGAATGACAGCTTTGTTTCATCCACTTTGGTGGGTAAAAGAAGGCAAATTCCCCTGTGGTACTTTTGGTGCCAGGTTTAGCCATATGACGAAGCTTTACATAAAACAGTACAAGTATCTCCATTGTCCATTATGATCTTCCGTGGGTGTTTCCACTTAGTGTGATGAACGATTCACTCCAGTCTTTTCAGATGATGAAATGCTTCGGCTGTCAGTCTAATAAGGGATTCCTTGAGGGGTTTGGAGGCTATAAGAGCACCCCCCGTCTCAATGCCAGTGCTTGTTAGTgcttctcatctcagcctctcctGCACTCCTTTAGCAGGTTCACAACTACATGATGCCACCCCTCGACCGAAGCTGGAGGGACTACGTCCCGGATCAGCCACACCCGGAAATCCCGTACCAATGTCCCGTAACGTTTGGACCCCGCGGCCACCACTGGCAAGGCCCAGCTTGTGAAAATGGTAAGGAGGATACCAGGGCAGGAAACAGAGGAGCTAATTGCTAATTTGGCCATGGGCCACGGTGAATCCTGGTCTGTCCTGGGCAGCACCAAAGCTGTTTCCCCTTCTTAGAGGCTGCGTGTGCATCTCAGGGGACAGGAGGGTTTTCTCACTCCTGTGGGATGGTGGCATCCCACAGCCAAGTTTACTCTCAGGATCCATGCTAGGCACTGCCCTTCATGGGATCTTATTTAAACACCACAGAGATCACTCCAGGCAGTGGAAAACAGCCCCCACTTTTTATATAGAGAGGAGATTGTGGAAGCTCATAAATAATAAGTAGGGATGCTGGGAGATTATTGAGCTGGTATATTTCTCTCGAATAGTGGTGTGTTCATTGTTGCTATTGTTGGTGTTAGAGGAGAGGTGATACTAAAAAAGGAATGGGAAAATACCAAGGCAAACACATAAAACGTCTCTACAGGTGCCTACCTACCATCGGGTCCCAGAGAGATTTACTGATTCTGGATTAGATGTGGTCCCCTGCCCTCAGGAGTTCCCCACACATCAAAATGAGCTCCCTCAGCAGAAGCTCTCATTAGCTGGGTGCAGGGAGAATCTAGCAATGCAGTAACTCAGGCCTTCAGGACTTTTGAGTTAGTTACTTAAATAGAAGTCCTGAGACAGGTCAACACACTGAACCCTTTGGATGTTTTAGGAATATTTGTTCCTTTGCAATTTggcctttttttccccagtcATGTTCAGGTTATCCTTGGCTGCAGGTAGTGAAGAGGTGTACCGCTCTTTAATGTTTGTACTGAGTGGCATGTTCACAAAAAAGCTCAGAATTCAGTTGCATTGGCTTTTCAAGAGGGATTTGCAGCAAGGGCTGGTTTCCAGTATGGTAGTGGAGGAATCGGCTAACATAAAACTAGTTCCTGAAATTCCGACTTGTGTTCAGTGCTGTGGCTCTATGGAATTGGTAACCATGGGAAAGAGGCGATGCTTGGATATATGTAAAGTGATGGAGTAGGTAGAGACCTGTCTTGAAGCATCGGTAACAGTAAATTAAGCAGCAGCAAGATCAGGTGTTCTGTGCCACgttctttttccattcatgttTCATACAGCATTGTCTTCAGGAACGTGGTTCAGTCTTCTCCCAACCACAAGagacaagcaaaataaaaatggactaaaCAATTTGTTAGTTTTTAACTGGGCTCTTTGGCACAGACTCAAGTAGACCTGAACTGTCAGCTCTGTTGTGAACCCGCTTTGTGAACAAGGACAAATCATGTCatctgtctctgagcctcagtctccctgtTGGTCAGTTACAGAGAGAGCGCTCCAGGTTTCCTTCCAGAGCTGCGCACTGGCTCGTTTCTCCATCAGCTTTGGTTTTCCAGTGGGTCTCCAGCTCATCTTTGCCTCACAAGAGTGTGCCCTGCTAGTCGCTGGTGCTGGGAGTGGGTGGGAAGGTGATTGGGCGCCAGCCCCTTCCTTCCCAgacttcacacacacaccccaggaaGCCCCGCAGTGCGTCGGACTCTCTGTCTAGACATcatctgatttttatttgcaaatgcaGGTTGCCAGGTGACAGGAACCTTTTATGCTTGTGCCCCACCTGAGTCCCAGGCTCCCGGAATCCCCACAGAGCCAAGCATAAGGTCTGCCGAAGCCTTGGCGCTCTCAGGTGAGTGCAGGGTTTGGTTCTGGAGGCACCGCAGGAGGCCAGCCTCTGCTGCCAGCTCTGTCATCTTTGGGCAGATTCGATGGGACTCTAGACACTTGCTTTGCTCCCCCTGGGGTCTGGAGTAGATGTAGACGCATCCTGTGTGTGACGTGACCAGAGTGATTTAGGAGCACCATTAGAAAACCTGGCATCACTGCTTGTGGTTCTGCTGACAGTTTCAGCCACTGGCTGGAATGGAGTCATTTTGGCTTCTTCACCGGCACCTCTCCAAATTTCTAGGAATGTGCCTTTACCTTTACCAAGGGCCCCTCTTCAGCCAACATTCTCACAATGTGGAATAATTGCTTGGAAGTGTAGAAGGGCTTCTCATTTTGAGAAGCTGATCATCCTTCCAGGTTGAGCCACAAATAagtcctcctcctctgccccctggggACATTAGTTCTGGTCCCTCATCTTTAAAACATTGATGTGCCTAAAAGTAATACACATTTTGGTCTTCCTCTGAACTTCAATATAGCTTGCAAACAAATATGGATtcaatctgatttttaaagttttatttctaaaaaaaaaaaaaaaatccctgcacCATGGAGATCTTACCTATTACAAAGAAGGCACCTCTAGGCTTGCCAAGCATACGtgctatatgtatatttattttttagataatattttggattgtttttaaatgggatttgtttttatattaaaaccaAATAGCTTAAGGTTTGGAATTCTCATCTTGCCCTCTGGCATCTTTAAAAATCAGTGATGAAAAATACTAACTAAATTCTGAAGGTTTCAGGGAGGCGAGAGTTGTGGCACTTTTGCTGCTCAGAGGGGAGCTGGAGTTTGACCTGCCAGCTCTTTCTGGTTGCGAATGAGGCTTGCACCTTTTTTCTGAGATGCTCTTGAGTAACTGAGGATGCCCTTTGGGAGGAGGTGCTTCTGAGCAGGAAGGCTTGTGTTTGTTTTCAGAAACTTTCAAACCCTTGTCTTGAACACCTAAGACTTGTGTGGGTGCCTAAAGAGTAGGAAATAAACAGCTATTTATATCTCGGCAACCTCGTGATTTCTGATGacattaaatgaaatgaaacctGCCCCGAGAATCACCTCGAATGGCCAACACCCACTCTCTTTGGGGCGCACTGTCTGACTCGCTTTCAGACAGTGTGTTGAAGCAGAGAATTGAGACAGTGATGTGGGTTAAGTCTCAAAACCTGCTATTAAGGAATAAGATAGttttgtgggtttctttttttggtatgCATGATACAGATTAATTATCAGCCATGAGCGCATTTATTAGATAACTGTGATTCCCATTGATTTTGGGGTTCCATGCAGTTACCAGTGGCAGCTGCCTCCTGTCTGTGCCACTCCCCTGCAGTCGGGCTGAGGAGCTTGTGCAAACCTAGCCTGGTTCTTTCAACTCATGGGTGATATTTTAAAGAGGTTTCAGAAATCAACAAAACGTTTGTAAATGGATTCATGTTGTTTAAAGTTTCAGAGAGCACAGTTTTAGAGTTCTTTTCTAACTTAAACACAAAGCCCAGTGGGAAATTCAGCAGACTTTACATGAACTTTTAGAGTACTTTtctcattaatttctttcttttcacaagAATTAATTTTGTGATAAAAATGTCACATATCCAGTGtggaaaactaatttaaaaatcagaaaaacaaaaatggaaaataaaaacatcacattcTACCACCCAGAAATCATTAACGCCTCAGTGCTAACCCtttaatgtgtatatgtgtgtgtgtttatatataaattatgtagaCATAAATAATTAAGCACCTAATTATatgcataatttatatatatgtacacacacatacacactcgtGCTTTTTACGTAAATGATGTCATGTTATTATTTTGGGGACCTTTCAGGTATGTGGACTGACTTGCTTCTTTCTGAAACACCTTTATATTTTTTGCTAGTAGAAATTAAACTTAGGGTTCATTTCCTCCAAAGTAAAAATTGATTTGCTTAAAGATGAATTTTCGTTCAGTGACACATGACTTAAATGacatcaccactatcatcatcatcattcacAAATAAGACTTAGTAAGTTCTTAATAGTGATGCTCTATAATAAGAATTCAACTTACATTTccagaaaattaatgaaagataCACTCGTCCCTTAAAAAAAGAGTCAGTGGCCACATACATTTGTAATACACTGGTTTAGACAAATTAAATGGGTTTCTTTCCACGGGACTCCTCTAAGTGTTGACCCAGCTCATGCTGCCTGTGGATCTCTGGAGGAGACAAGGGCACGCGGCGTCTCCCAGGCCTCCTTGATGCGGGAACCTTTTGTTCCCCCACGGAGCATGTGGGACACTAGAGTTCCACCACGGGTGCTTGGCTCTGTGGAGTCGCTGGCCTCGAGGTGGTGTTCTTGGCCCCCAGCACTGACTCCGGAGCTTTGTGCCTGCAGACTGCCGGCTGCACATCTGCCTGTACTACCGGGAAATCCTCGTGAAGGAGCTGACCACGTCCAGCCCCGAGGGCTGCCGGATCGCCCATGGACATACCTATGAGGCCAGCAACCTGGACCAGGTCCTGTTCCCCTACCCAGAGGACAATGGCCAGAGGAAGAACATTGAGAAGCTGCTGAGCCACCTGGAGAGGGGCGTGGTCCTCTGGATGGCCCCCGACGGGCTCTATGCAAAAAGACTGTGCCAGAGCAGGATCTACTGGGATGGGCCCCTGGCGCTGTGCAGCGACCGACCCAACAAACTGGAGAGAGACCAGACCTGCAAGCTCTTTGACACACAGCAGTTTTTGTCAGGTAAGGCGCCTCATTATCTCTTAGAATGGAGGTGGCGATGGCCCGCCTGCCACAGGGGTCAGAAATGACAGggcccctcccaccccaggctgcGGCCTTCCTCCTGTTGACTCTGGTGCCCACCGGTGCTTGGGCCTTTCGCCAGTAGAGAGCTTCTGTCTGGCACTGTTGTGGGCAGAGAGTCCGAATCAGATGGTCCAGGTGGACTGTGGCTCAGGCTGTACTCTTGCAATTCTGGTTTTCAACAGTCACCTCTTAACACAGTTCCATTTTATTGCACTATGATCTCAACAAACACATCTGCTAATGTGGCGACTCTTTTCAGGTTCCCAGAGAAATCATAAAGGTTAGAAGCATATTGTTATCATTCTTGGTTGTGGGATGTGTCACCCTCATGCAGATGCTGCCCCACGAGTGAGACGGAGGgtggagtggactggactggTTTTGCACAGGAGAAGCTATAGGAGAGTGCTATGAGTTGGCTCTGTGATATGAACATTTCTAAGCATATTTTTCAGAACCagtgagttttgtttttctacctTGGATTTCATGACAATTCAGTGAACCTCTGGCTGGCTTCTATGAAGCCCCTCGCCCTGTCATGGTGGGCTTCCTCCCAGGTTTTGTGGGGCTGTCCAGGTGGGGGGAGCCTCCCATGTGTGAGGGAGCTGCTGTACCCGCCACCCCACCGCCAACTCTTCCTGCCTTTTCCCAGCCCTGGGCCTTCCTGAGCCCCTTCAGAAATTCCTGTGTCTTTGATTTTTCATGTGCCTCCCCTTTTCTTGACTGTACTTCTTCATtcaacttatttaaaataaaaatatgacccATCTGTGTGCTCTGGCGCTACTGACATGTGCACATACTTCTGGGTGTAAGTGGCCCAAGTTTTTGTAAACTCATCCAGATTTTCTTTTGGCGCCCAAAGCAAATATGTCCCCAGATAACTAAGCttcagaccaggtgtggtggcccgtgcctgtaatcccagcactttaggaggctgaggcgggcagatcacttgaggccaggagttcaagaccagcctggccaacatggcaaaaccccgtctctaataaagatacaaaaattagctgggtgtggtggtgggcgcctgtagtcctagctactcaggaggctgaggcacaagaatcccttgaacctgtggaaggcagaggttgcagtgagctgagatcgcaccacggtGCTCCAGTTTgcaggacagagcgagactccattcccccctccccctacaaaaaaataactaAGCTCTCACAGAGGCTGACAATAGGAAGAGGGAGAACTGTGCTGGTTCCCCGAGGCGGCGGCAAGTGAGGAAGTCACCTGGGGCTGGACACCTCTCATTCTAAGGGCAGAACCATCCCCAAGCCCCAGCCAGGGCGGTCCCATCCTTCTTGGGGTTGGACATGGTGTTCATGGGGGGCCAAGGAAATTGAAGGGCAACTGGGGGGACCCCCCTGTCAGCATCTCCTGTGTCTGCCGTGGGGTCTGGAAGAGCTCACATGGGCCAGGAAGGCTAAGGCCCCGAGGGCTTTCTAACGAAAGTGTCACAAGGAACTGGCACTGGCTTCTCTGAGTGCCTCTTCCTGGACGTTTTTAGGGAGGTAGAGCCCCCGTGGTGACTAAGCTGGAAGGTGCACTTTGAGTCACAGGTGCACTGCGTGAGAGACGGCACAGGCAGGGGGTGGACGCCTGTGAGTGTCCTGGGCTGTGGACTTGCATGCCTAGAACTTACTATTAATGTGTGAGCAAGAGCTGGTCTTGGCTTTCATTCCTTCCTCTGTAACCAAGGGCTGTGCTCTTTGCCCACTGCAGCCTGTCACCTCAAAGTGTTCACTGAGATTCAAGGAGGATGCTGTGAACGTAAAAACTGCAGCTGTGCCAACCAGCTTCTGCATAATTAAGGATTCCCACCAAACACTCTCATGTTATCTAGGGTTGGAGGCATGCTTTTTCAGAGAATTGTGCGAGCTCGCCATTCCGATTAGCCTGTGTAGGTGTAGTCTCAGATCACGGCAGTGTGAATGTGTTTTACACATTCTGACTAAGTCATTTGGGTTTGATTtgaattctggaaaaaaaaaaaagcaggaagtcAAATAGTCCTGTAAGTTAGCTAGAAACTTCTGTTCAGTTGAAGAGAACAGTGGAGATCTCTGATATCTTCCTATTCAGGTCTGCACAGCACTAGGGACAGCCCCTGGGGCCCGGCCCAAGGGTGTGTATCTGATAAGGACGCATCTGTTCTGCAGAAGCTTTAGCGGCTCCTGTGTCAACTCGTTTCTTTTGCGGGCATGACATTTTATTGTAGCTACAGGCAGAAGATTTGTCTTGGGTACAGGGGAGGGGGCATGGGCTAAAGTCAGGGGATGGGCGCTCGTCTTTCCAACAATGTTCCAGTCCGTTTCGTATCTTTTGGGTAGCTGTGGTGGCTTCaggatgtatatgtgtatatccaCAAGCGGGAGGCCAGGGGGACTGCCCCACTCCCCTTCTCAAGTCAACTTACTGTTCTGTCCTGGAGACAGGCAAGAAGTCTACTCAGAGTCACACAGTTCAGGCATAGTGACAGTGGGACTCAGCTGCTGACGGCTGGTGCTCAGTCAGCACCTTGACGTTACATATTTTCTGTGGTGCCCACAGTAGCACAGATACTGGGTTATGTGGGCTCTAGTGAGGGGATGAGGCTTTAAAATGATCCTGGGATGTCAaaacattctgattttttaaatgaaaacttgtCCATGGCATAAATTAGTCTTTTGCCATTGCGTGACTACGTTTCTTGTTCTTTATCTCCCAACTTCACTGCGGTCTACTACCTT
The nucleotide sequence above comes from Nomascus leucogenys isolate Asia chromosome 8, Asia_NLE_v1, whole genome shotgun sequence. Encoded proteins:
- the IRF4 gene encoding interferon regulatory factor 4 isoform X1 — encoded protein: MNLEGSGRGGEFGMSAVSCGNGKLRQWLIDQIDSGKYPGLVWENEEKSIFRIPWKHAGKQDYNREEDAALFKAWALFKGKFREGIDKPDPPTWKTRLRCALNKSNDFEELVERSQLDISDPYKVYRIVPEGAKKGAKQLTLEDPQMSMSHPYTMTTPYPSLPAQQVHNYMMPPLDRSWRDYVPDQPHPEIPYQCPVTFGPRGHHWQGPACENGCQVTGTFYACAPPESQAPGIPTEPSIRSAEALALSDCRLHICLYYREILVKELTTSSPEGCRIAHGHTYEASNLDQVLFPYPEDNGQRKNIEKLLSHLERGVVLWMAPDGLYAKRLCQSRIYWDGPLALCSDRPNKLERDQTCKLFDTQQFLSELQAFAHHGRSLPRFQVTLCFGEEFPDPQRQRKLITAHVEPLLARQLYYFAQQNSGHFLRGYDLAEHISNPEDYHRSIRHSSIQE
- the IRF4 gene encoding interferon regulatory factor 4 isoform X2 — encoded protein: MNLEGSGRGGEFGMSAVSCGNGKLRQWLIDQIDSGKYPGLVWENEEKSIFRIPWKHAGKQDYNREEDAALFKAWALFKGKFREGIDKPDPPTWKTRLRCALNKSNDFEELVERSQLDISDPYKVYRIVPEGAKKGAKQLTLEDPQMSMSHPYTMTTPYPSLPAQVHNYMMPPLDRSWRDYVPDQPHPEIPYQCPVTFGPRGHHWQGPACENGCQVTGTFYACAPPESQAPGIPTEPSIRSAEALALSDCRLHICLYYREILVKELTTSSPEGCRIAHGHTYEASNLDQVLFPYPEDNGQRKNIEKLLSHLERGVVLWMAPDGLYAKRLCQSRIYWDGPLALCSDRPNKLERDQTCKLFDTQQFLSELQAFAHHGRSLPRFQVTLCFGEEFPDPQRQRKLITAHVEPLLARQLYYFAQQNSGHFLRGYDLAEHISNPEDYHRSIRHSSIQE